A region of Frederiksenia canicola DNA encodes the following proteins:
- a CDS encoding YchJ family protein translates to MSECPCQSGLSYQMCCEPFHLQQNDPDTAEQLMRSRYTAYTQRNIEYIVATTVPHQQAQLDQAAMKQWAETTHWVGLEIIEHKSNISKIHSTVEFKAMFQTPNGIESHHEHSLFVKINGRWYFVDPTVPLPTQKQPCFCGSGKKFKHCCGSR, encoded by the coding sequence ATGTCTGAATGCCCTTGCCAATCTGGATTAAGCTACCAAATGTGCTGCGAGCCTTTCCATTTACAACAGAACGATCCAGATACCGCCGAACAATTGATGCGCTCCCGCTATACTGCGTACACACAACGCAATATTGAATACATTGTGGCAACAACAGTACCACATCAGCAGGCACAGCTTGATCAAGCCGCAATGAAACAGTGGGCAGAAACCACTCATTGGGTAGGATTAGAGATTATTGAACACAAATCGAATATCTCTAAGATTCATTCAACGGTAGAATTTAAAGCGATGTTTCAAACGCCAAACGGCATTGAGAGCCACCATGAACATTCACTTTTTGTGAAAATAAATGGGCGGTGGTATTTTGTTGATCCCACCGTGCCACTCCCTACTCAAAAACAACCTTGTTTTTGTGGATCGGGGAAAAAGTTTAAGCATTGTTGTGGAAGCCGTTAA
- the yidC gene encoding membrane protein insertase YidC — translation MNSNRSLLIMGLLLVSFLIFTQWQQDYDPEIQAQKQAAMAQQQAAQQSSDVPASSNSNSAINQQATQGKTIVLESDVLRLTVDTLGGDVVDSDLLKFNSELHSNTPFALLQNNDKVLYVAQSGLVGKNGIDTNAGRAQYQATADKFVLAEGEDTLNVPLVLEKDGVTYTKTFTLKRGSYDIAVNYTIKNDTGETLEVQPYGQIKHSLVENSGNFAMPTYTGGAYSSSEVNYKKYSFDDMAKANLSIDTKAGWAAILQHYFVSAWIPNQDAENNLYTRTGNGVGTIGYRGPITQVAPNSEVTIKSNLWTGPKDQNAMEQAANHFELTVDYGWAWFIAKPLFWLLTNIQKLVVNWGLAIICVTIVVKTILYPLTKAQYTSMAKMRMLQPRIQEMRERFGDDRQRMSQEMMKLYKEEKVNPMGGCLPILLQMPIFIALYWTFMEAVELRHAPFFGWIQDLSAQDPYYILPLLMGGSMFLLQKMSPTPVADPMQQKVMTFMPVLFTVFFLWFPSGLVLYWLTSNLITIVQQWLIYRNLEKKGLHTRAKK, via the coding sequence ATGAACTCAAACCGTAGTTTACTGATTATGGGTTTACTGCTTGTGTCGTTCTTGATTTTTACGCAATGGCAACAGGATTATGACCCTGAAATCCAAGCTCAAAAACAAGCCGCCATGGCACAACAGCAAGCCGCTCAACAATCGAGTGATGTCCCTGCTTCTTCTAATTCAAATTCTGCGATCAATCAGCAAGCGACTCAAGGAAAAACCATTGTCCTTGAAAGCGATGTGTTACGTTTAACCGTAGATACCTTAGGTGGTGATGTTGTGGATTCTGATCTATTAAAATTCAATTCGGAATTGCACTCAAACACGCCTTTTGCACTTTTACAAAATAATGACAAAGTGCTCTATGTTGCTCAAAGCGGTTTAGTCGGTAAAAACGGGATTGACACCAACGCAGGTCGTGCACAATATCAAGCCACAGCGGATAAATTCGTATTGGCGGAAGGTGAAGATACGCTAAATGTTCCACTTGTTTTGGAAAAAGATGGCGTAACCTATACCAAAACGTTCACGTTAAAACGTGGTAGCTATGACATTGCAGTAAACTATACGATCAAAAATGATACTGGCGAAACGCTTGAGGTACAGCCATATGGTCAAATTAAGCACAGTTTAGTGGAAAATTCAGGCAACTTTGCAATGCCAACCTATACTGGGGGGGCTTACTCTTCATCGGAAGTAAACTATAAAAAATATAGTTTCGATGACATGGCGAAAGCAAATTTATCGATTGATACCAAAGCAGGTTGGGCTGCGATTTTGCAACACTATTTCGTCTCAGCATGGATCCCAAATCAAGATGCAGAGAACAACCTTTACACCCGTACAGGAAACGGCGTTGGTACAATCGGTTATCGTGGTCCAATTACACAAGTTGCACCAAATAGCGAAGTCACGATCAAATCAAATTTATGGACAGGTCCAAAAGATCAAAATGCGATGGAGCAAGCGGCCAATCACTTTGAGTTAACCGTGGATTATGGTTGGGCATGGTTTATCGCAAAACCATTGTTCTGGTTACTGACCAATATCCAAAAACTCGTAGTGAACTGGGGCTTAGCCATTATCTGTGTAACGATTGTGGTGAAAACCATTCTTTATCCGCTCACTAAAGCACAATACACCTCAATGGCAAAAATGCGGATGTTACAGCCGCGTATTCAAGAAATGCGTGAGCGTTTCGGGGATGACCGCCAACGTATGAGCCAAGAGATGATGAAACTCTACAAAGAAGAAAAAGTGAACCCAATGGGTGGTTGCTTACCAATTCTTCTACAGATGCCGATTTTCATCGCACTATATTGGACCTTTATGGAGGCGGTAGAGCTTCGCCATGCCCCATTCTTCGGTTGGATTCAAGACTTGTCTGCACAAGATCCATATTACATTCTGCCGTTATTAATGGGTGGCTCAATGTTCTTGTTGCAAAAAATGTCACCAACACCAGTGGCTGATCCAATGCAGCAAAAAGTGATGACCTTCATGCCAGTATTATTTACGGTGTTCTTCTTATGGTTCCCATCAGGCTTAGTGCTTTACTGGTTGACGTCTAACTTAATTACGATTGTTCAACAATGGTTGATTTACCGTAATTTAGAGAAAAAAGGCTTGCATACTCGAGCCAAGAAATAA
- the nrfA gene encoding ammonia-forming nitrite reductase cytochrome c552 subunit: MAWAGVPASYEGPKPDLKIESANHTFAEKYPLQYQSWVATKDSEQVDSALEEDPRMVVLWGGYLFSHDYNKPRGHYYAITDVRNILRTGAPKDGDSGPQSMACWACKGPDVPRLIAEKGEDGYFDAKWAKYGAEMVNAIGCADCHDTTSKEFQDGKPALRVARPHVLRALETVGWKFDQLDKHGKRVAVCANCHVEYYFAGKTKAVTFPWDNGVDVDSIEKYYDDIDFKDWTHSLSKAPMLKAQHPDFEIWSLGTHGKNGVTCIDCHMPKVESKDGKIYTDHKIGNPFDNFEFTCKTCHEQSKESLQERVKAHKKEVKDVMIRLEDQIVRAHFEAKAAWDAGATEEEMKAALQDIRHAQWRWDYSAASHGGHMHAPDVLLRVLGTGLDKAADARTKLARVLAIHGITHEIEVPDISTKEKAQAVMGIDYAKGKREKEEFLRTVVPQWEEEAKKKGLLPADAK; encoded by the coding sequence ATGGCGTGGGCAGGTGTGCCCGCCAGTTATGAAGGACCAAAACCTGATCTTAAAATTGAATCTGCAAACCATACCTTTGCAGAGAAATATCCACTCCAATACCAATCTTGGGTTGCAACAAAAGATTCTGAACAAGTTGATAGTGCCCTTGAAGAAGATCCTCGTATGGTGGTGCTTTGGGGGGGATATTTATTCTCACACGATTACAACAAACCACGCGGTCACTACTATGCGATTACCGATGTCCGTAACATTTTACGTACGGGAGCTCCAAAAGATGGCGACTCTGGCCCGCAATCTATGGCGTGCTGGGCTTGTAAAGGCCCTGATGTTCCACGTTTAATTGCAGAAAAAGGCGAAGATGGCTATTTTGATGCGAAATGGGCGAAATACGGTGCCGAAATGGTGAACGCTATCGGCTGTGCAGATTGTCACGATACGACCTCAAAAGAATTCCAAGACGGAAAGCCAGCTCTACGTGTTGCACGCCCACATGTTTTACGTGCATTAGAAACGGTTGGTTGGAAATTTGACCAACTCGACAAACACGGTAAACGTGTTGCCGTTTGTGCCAACTGCCACGTGGAATACTACTTCGCTGGAAAAACCAAAGCAGTCACTTTTCCATGGGATAATGGGGTAGATGTGGACAGCATCGAAAAATACTATGACGACATTGATTTCAAAGATTGGACACACTCTCTGTCAAAAGCACCAATGTTGAAAGCTCAACACCCAGACTTTGAAATTTGGTCATTAGGGACACATGGCAAAAATGGGGTGACTTGTATTGACTGCCATATGCCAAAAGTAGAAAGCAAAGATGGCAAGATCTATACCGATCACAAAATTGGCAATCCATTTGATAACTTCGAATTCACTTGTAAAACCTGTCACGAACAAAGCAAAGAGAGCTTACAAGAACGTGTGAAAGCCCATAAAAAAGAAGTGAAAGACGTGATGATCCGTTTAGAAGATCAAATTGTACGTGCTCACTTTGAAGCGAAAGCTGCTTGGGATGCGGGTGCAACTGAAGAAGAAATGAAAGCCGCATTACAAGATATTCGCCACGCTCAATGGCGTTGGGACTACTCAGCAGCAAGCCACGGTGGACATATGCACGCCCCTGATGTGTTATTGCGAGTGCTTGGCACTGGCTTAGACAAAGCGGCCGATGCTCGTACTAAACTCGCTCGTGTGCTAGCAATTCACGGCATTACTCATGAAATCGAAGTTCCAGATATCTCAACAAAAGAGAAAGCCCAAGCGGTAATGGGAATCGACTATGCAAAAGGTAAGCGTGAGAAAGAAGAGTTTTTACGCACCGTAGTACCTCAATGGGAAGAAGAAGCGAAGAAAAAAGGTTTACTTCCAGCAGATGCGAAATAA
- the nrfB gene encoding cytochrome c nitrite reductase pentaheme subunit, whose protein sequence is MKNIISKVGRFALLQAVTLAGFFAMTSTSMAEMPPLPKSMWEETVDDATMAKDARRDPNKYCVNCHGRFSSFEHKGKHFQKETVSPNTGKPLTCVNCHGNISESHRKGVKDVMRFNELGKAKNQDLERTPHEQNQVCFACHNPDKLRETFWAHDVHATKMACVNCHKLHPETEPMKATEPKQRVKLCVECHGRLHENNKVEQAKDKK, encoded by the coding sequence ATGAAAAATATCATCTCAAAAGTAGGGCGATTTGCCCTACTACAAGCGGTCACTTTAGCGGGATTTTTTGCAATGACATCAACCTCGATGGCAGAGATGCCTCCGCTGCCGAAATCAATGTGGGAAGAAACTGTTGATGATGCCACGATGGCAAAAGATGCTCGCCGAGATCCAAACAAATACTGCGTGAACTGTCACGGACGTTTTTCCAGTTTTGAGCATAAAGGCAAACATTTTCAGAAAGAGACGGTTAGCCCAAACACAGGCAAACCATTAACTTGTGTGAACTGCCACGGTAATATTTCTGAAAGCCACCGCAAAGGTGTGAAAGATGTGATGCGATTTAACGAGCTTGGTAAAGCGAAAAACCAAGATCTTGAACGCACACCGCACGAGCAAAACCAAGTCTGCTTTGCCTGCCATAATCCTGACAAATTGCGTGAAACGTTCTGGGCTCACGATGTCCATGCGACCAAGATGGCATGTGTGAACTGTCACAAACTTCACCCAGAAACTGAACCAATGAAGGCAACTGAGCCAAAACAACGTGTAAAACTCTGTGTGGAGTGTCACGGTCGTCTTCACGAAAACAACAAAGTAGAACAAGCTAAGGATAAAAAATGA
- the nrfC gene encoding cytochrome c nitrite reductase Fe-S protein, with protein sequence MSCSRRDFVSGASALAVVAGSGLATSSLSLATGNEKKTIRYAMVHDEKACIGCTACMDACRDTNNVPEGVSRLEILRSQPYGEFPNVQYEFFRQSCQHCSNAPCVQVCPTGASFVDKDTGIVDVNPDLCVGCQYCIAVCPYRVRFIHPEKKSADKCNFCRDTNLAAGKEPACVEICPTKALTFGDLNDPNSAVSIKIRENETYRTKVPLGTEPNLYHIPFKAGEKK encoded by the coding sequence ATGAGTTGCTCCCGTCGAGACTTCGTCTCAGGTGCAAGTGCCTTAGCGGTTGTGGCTGGCTCAGGGTTAGCCACTAGCTCACTTAGCCTTGCGACTGGGAACGAAAAGAAAACCATTCGCTACGCCATGGTACACGATGAAAAAGCCTGTATCGGTTGTACCGCTTGTATGGACGCTTGCCGCGACACCAACAACGTCCCCGAAGGGGTTTCTCGTCTAGAAATCTTGCGTAGCCAGCCTTATGGCGAATTTCCAAACGTTCAGTACGAATTCTTCCGCCAATCGTGCCAGCATTGTTCCAATGCCCCTTGTGTGCAAGTTTGTCCAACGGGGGCGTCTTTTGTGGACAAAGACACGGGAATTGTTGATGTCAATCCTGATCTGTGCGTTGGTTGTCAGTACTGCATCGCCGTGTGTCCGTACCGTGTACGTTTTATCCACCCAGAGAAAAAATCAGCGGATAAATGTAACTTCTGTCGTGATACCAACTTAGCGGCGGGCAAAGAACCCGCTTGTGTAGAAATTTGTCCGACTAAAGCCTTAACCTTTGGTGATTTGAACGATCCGAACAGTGCCGTTTCGATCAAAATTCGTGAAAACGAAACTTATCGCACTAAAGTGCCATTGGGCACAGAGCCGAACTTGTATCACATTCCATTCAAAGCAGGGGAGAAAAAATAA
- the nrfD gene encoding cytochrome c nitrite reductase subunit NrfD: MNDYVPFQTPNLVWDSTIAIYLFLLGVASGSTLLAVLYKRSRKLVNPSESWIIRSTAVLAPGTVTIGLLLLIFHLTKPWTFWYLMFNYQFDSIMSMGVLLFQVYMAVIFLWIAIIFREWIERLINRFVPALQFVVNLIKTTEKFINPIEIFLLVLAVLLGVYTGFLLSDLISYPMLNTLWLPALFLASGTSSGIAALIVAVLLVGKQSTYSDEVHFLHKWERPTVVFEILMLIGFFTTLYLSGGQKTVSVDNALSGLWGNVFWAGVVGLGILFPLISNLLASAKLKHSKGFMLLLACATLTGVLCLRYFILYAGQMTIY, translated from the coding sequence ATGAACGACTATGTTCCATTCCAAACCCCGAACTTAGTTTGGGATTCGACCATTGCGATCTACCTGTTTTTACTCGGCGTCGCATCAGGCTCAACGCTGTTAGCGGTGTTATATAAACGCAGTCGTAAACTTGTCAACCCAAGTGAAAGTTGGATTATCCGTAGCACTGCAGTGCTTGCACCAGGTACAGTGACCATTGGCTTACTGTTGTTAATTTTTCACTTAACTAAGCCTTGGACTTTCTGGTATCTGATGTTCAACTACCAGTTTGATTCGATTATGTCGATGGGCGTTCTACTGTTCCAAGTCTATATGGCCGTGATCTTCTTATGGATTGCGATCATTTTCAGAGAATGGATTGAAAGGCTTATCAATCGCTTTGTGCCGGCACTACAATTTGTGGTAAACCTAATTAAAACCACAGAAAAATTCATCAACCCGATTGAAATTTTCCTACTTGTTTTAGCCGTTTTACTCGGGGTTTATACGGGTTTCTTGTTATCTGATTTAATCAGCTACCCCATGCTCAATACGTTATGGCTGCCTGCGTTATTTTTAGCATCAGGTACCTCATCTGGGATTGCTGCGTTAATTGTGGCAGTATTATTGGTTGGAAAACAATCCACCTACTCCGATGAAGTGCATTTCTTACACAAATGGGAACGCCCAACGGTCGTGTTTGAAATTTTGATGCTGATCGGTTTTTTCACTACTCTCTATTTAAGTGGCGGGCAAAAAACAGTATCCGTTGACAATGCCTTATCAGGCTTATGGGGAAATGTATTTTGGGCCGGCGTTGTGGGCTTAGGGATTCTCTTCCCACTCATCAGCAACCTACTTGCCTCTGCAAAATTAAAACATAGCAAAGGCTTTATGTTGTTACTTGCCTGTGCAACGCTAACTGGTGTACTTTGCTTGCGTTACTTCATTCTTTACGCAGGGCAAATGACGATTTACTAA
- a CDS encoding glycosyltransferase family 32 protein — protein sequence MAAVKYESLITLSNGLCRLLGNIVKISSYGFHALFPKKRFTIPTFSPAKLSSNRQDRITRTIWQTNYSNHVTLPVYCNYLFNRWLSLSYDYRYVSTEERESYIKANADERTFAAYSLLTDGAAQADFWRIFTLYKEGGVYMDIDGHLVWALSSIIKENDSEVVITRRDKYTNFFLASEKSNSFLKETLDIIIDNIEQRRINGGVFSLTGPTTLNQALEGKTVNSRRDKLTCAQGTFTNEYFQYMDKKRGKWNHKKNEELLK from the coding sequence ATGGCTGCGGTAAAATATGAATCTTTAATCACTCTCTCAAACGGACTTTGCCGTTTACTTGGTAATATCGTTAAAATTTCTAGCTATGGATTTCACGCACTTTTCCCTAAAAAACGATTTACCATTCCTACATTTAGCCCCGCTAAATTGTCCTCCAACCGCCAAGATCGCATCACTAGAACCATTTGGCAAACCAATTACAGCAACCACGTTACGCTACCTGTTTATTGCAATTACTTGTTTAATCGTTGGCTCTCATTAAGCTATGACTACCGTTATGTCAGTACGGAAGAGAGAGAAAGTTACATCAAAGCCAATGCAGATGAACGCACGTTTGCCGCTTACAGTCTGCTAACAGACGGTGCAGCTCAAGCTGATTTTTGGCGGATTTTTACCTTGTATAAAGAAGGTGGAGTGTATATGGATATTGATGGGCATCTCGTTTGGGCATTATCGTCTATCATCAAAGAAAATGACAGTGAAGTGGTCATCACCCGCCGTGATAAATACACCAATTTCTTTCTTGCGAGTGAAAAAAGTAATTCATTTTTGAAAGAGACCTTGGATATTATTATTGATAATATCGAACAACGCCGAATTAACGGTGGCGTGTTTTCCTTAACAGGCCCTACTACACTGAATCAAGCCTTGGAAGGCAAAACAGTGAATAGTCGCCGAGACAAACTCACTTGTGCACAAGGCACATTTACCAACGAATATTTCCAATATATGGATAAAAAACGGGGTAAATGGAACCACAAGAAAAATGAAGAATTGTTGAAGTAA
- the hisIE gene encoding bifunctional phosphoribosyl-AMP cyclohydrolase/phosphoribosyl-ATP diphosphatase HisIE translates to MEINWQKVDNLLPVIIQNATTCEVLMLGYMNQEALQKTLSEKRVTFFSRTKNRLWTKGETSGNFLSVVDMSLDCDNDTLLILVNPIGETCHTGAESCFYQFEQKEQPDWIFFSKLERLIASRKNADPESSYTAQLYAKGTKRIAQKVGEEGVETALAATVKDRHETICEAADLAYHLTVLLQDAGLSWADVIRKLKARHQ, encoded by the coding sequence ATTGAAATAAACTGGCAAAAAGTCGATAACCTGCTTCCTGTGATTATCCAAAATGCAACTACTTGCGAAGTATTAATGCTTGGCTATATGAATCAGGAAGCCTTACAGAAAACCCTATCGGAAAAACGAGTGACCTTTTTTTCTCGCACCAAAAATCGTTTATGGACGAAAGGTGAAACGTCGGGCAATTTTCTGAGTGTTGTCGATATGAGCCTCGATTGTGATAACGACACCTTGCTGATTTTAGTGAATCCTATCGGCGAAACTTGTCATACCGGGGCTGAAAGCTGCTTTTACCAATTTGAGCAAAAAGAACAGCCCGACTGGATTTTCTTTAGTAAATTAGAACGTTTGATCGCTAGCCGTAAAAATGCGGATCCGGAAAGCTCTTATACCGCCCAACTTTACGCGAAAGGCACTAAACGTATTGCTCAAAAAGTGGGGGAGGAAGGGGTAGAAACTGCATTAGCGGCCACAGTGAAAGATCGTCATGAAACCATTTGTGAAGCGGCTGACTTGGCATATCATCTCACCGTATTATTGCAAGATGCTGGCTTGTCTTGGGCGGATGTCATTCGTAAATTAAAAGCACGTCATCAATAA
- a CDS encoding DUF2726 domain-containing protein — protein MLDVLTQIKPLLYLFLGTVSFVFILKFLTIFLRKRRRYKYSRSTTNITYKPNNLDILSKADFTQSPLLNKSEALLFSELSHLLELKHQQQGVKLFSQVSMGEFIQSKSVIAFNLINRKRVDFLIVDQQYNPVIVIEYQGSGHYQNNAVERDAIKKECCRKANIEYIEFKQNYDELDFQRISKILNETYKSEGK, from the coding sequence TTGTTAGACGTATTAACACAAATCAAACCACTGTTATATCTTTTTCTAGGAACAGTCTCTTTTGTTTTTATATTGAAATTTTTGACAATTTTTCTGAGAAAAAGACGGAGATACAAATATAGCCGATCTACGACGAACATAACTTATAAACCGAATAATTTAGATATTTTATCAAAAGCTGATTTTACTCAGTCCCCTTTGCTGAATAAAAGTGAGGCGTTATTATTTTCTGAGTTATCCCATTTACTTGAGTTAAAACACCAACAACAGGGTGTTAAATTATTCTCTCAAGTTTCTATGGGAGAGTTTATTCAATCAAAAAGTGTTATAGCATTTAATTTGATTAATCGTAAGAGAGTCGATTTTCTAATTGTAGATCAACAATATAATCCAGTTATTGTTATTGAATATCAAGGGAGTGGACATTATCAAAATAATGCCGTTGAACGTGATGCAATAAAGAAAGAATGTTGTAGAAAAGCCAATATTGAATATATTGAATTTAAACAAAATTATGATGAGTTGGATTTTCAACGAATTTCCAAAATTTTAAACGAAACTTATAAAAGTGAAGGAAAATAA
- the hisF gene encoding imidazole glycerol phosphate synthase subunit HisF, producing MLAKRIIPCLDVRDGQVVKGVQFRNHEIIGDIVPLAQRYAEEGADELVFYDITASSDGRTIDKSWVERVAQVIDIPFCVAGGIKSVEDAEKLFAFGADKISINSPALADPDLINRLADRFGVQAIVVGIDSWFEKETGKYWVNQYTGDESRTRQTNWQLLDWVKEVQQRGAGEIVLNMMNQDGVRQGYDIAQLKLVREVCHVPLIASGGAGEMVHFRDAFMKAHVDGALAASVFHKQIIEIGELKEYLKKENIEVRK from the coding sequence ATGTTGGCAAAACGGATAATTCCTTGTTTGGATGTGCGTGATGGGCAAGTGGTGAAAGGTGTGCAGTTTCGCAACCACGAAATCATCGGCGATATTGTTCCGCTAGCTCAGCGTTATGCCGAAGAAGGGGCTGACGAGTTGGTGTTCTATGATATTACCGCTTCTTCAGACGGCAGAACCATTGATAAAAGCTGGGTGGAGCGAGTGGCACAAGTGATTGATATTCCTTTTTGTGTGGCTGGCGGGATAAAAAGCGTGGAGGATGCCGAAAAATTGTTCGCTTTCGGTGCCGATAAAATTTCGATAAATTCCCCTGCCCTTGCCGATCCTGATTTAATTAATCGCCTTGCCGATCGCTTTGGCGTGCAAGCCATTGTGGTGGGGATTGATAGCTGGTTTGAAAAAGAGACGGGGAAATATTGGGTTAATCAATATACTGGCGATGAAAGCCGCACTCGCCAAACAAATTGGCAGTTACTTGATTGGGTCAAAGAGGTTCAACAACGTGGGGCGGGGGAAATCGTACTCAATATGATGAACCAAGACGGTGTGCGACAAGGTTACGATATTGCTCAATTAAAATTGGTGCGAGAAGTCTGTCACGTTCCGCTCATTGCCTCTGGTGGTGCAGGTGAAATGGTGCATTTTCGTGATGCGTTTATGAAAGCGCATGTTGATGGAGCTTTGGCGGCGAGCGTGTTCCATAAACAGATTATTGAGATTGGAGAATTGAAGGAATATCTCAAGAAGGAAAATATTGAGGTCAGAAAATAA
- the hisA gene encoding 1-(5-phosphoribosyl)-5-[(5-phosphoribosylamino)methylideneamino]imidazole-4-carboxamide isomerase, translating to MKTSQIIPALDLIDGQVVRLHQGDYGQKTGYDFDPIAQFQHYAEQGAKQLHLVDLTGAKDPTKRQTELIKKIVQATHCLVQVGGGVRTEKDVADLLAVGVNRVVIGSTAISQPELVKSWFEKYGADKFVLALDIRIIDGKKWIAVSGWQETSVVTLEQVLNDFQTVGLQHVLCTDISKDGTLQGSNVALYQEICAAFPDIAFQSSGGIGSLADIAALKGSGVAGVIVGRALLEGKFNVKEAIECWQNG from the coding sequence ATGAAAACATCACAAATTATCCCAGCCCTTGACTTAATTGACGGTCAAGTCGTGCGGTTACATCAGGGCGATTATGGGCAGAAAACGGGCTATGATTTTGACCCAATTGCCCAATTTCAACACTATGCAGAGCAAGGGGCAAAGCAGTTACATTTAGTGGATTTAACCGGAGCGAAAGATCCGACTAAACGTCAAACGGAGTTGATTAAAAAAATTGTGCAGGCAACGCATTGTCTTGTGCAAGTTGGCGGTGGGGTTCGTACGGAAAAAGATGTTGCGGATTTGCTCGCTGTTGGAGTAAATCGAGTGGTTATTGGCTCAACGGCAATTAGTCAGCCTGAATTAGTGAAATCGTGGTTTGAAAAATATGGGGCAGATAAATTCGTACTGGCGTTGGATATTCGAATTATTGACGGTAAGAAGTGGATCGCCGTCAGTGGCTGGCAAGAGACAAGTGTGGTCACCTTAGAACAAGTGTTAAATGATTTTCAAACCGTTGGCTTGCAACACGTGTTATGTACCGATATTTCTAAAGATGGCACATTGCAAGGCTCCAATGTGGCGTTATACCAAGAAATTTGTGCTGCATTTCCTGATATTGCTTTCCAATCATCAGGAGGCATTGGCTCTTTGGCAGATATTGCTGCGTTAAAAGGTTCTGGGGTAGCAGGTGTGATCGTTGGGCGTGCATTATTAGAAGGTAAATTTAACGTGAAGGAGGCAATCGAATGTTGGCAAAACGGATAA
- the tnpA gene encoding IS200/IS605 family transposase, with amino-acid sequence MSYTRLLYHVIFRTKHGVPAITEKYETDLYRCIWKFTQEHNCILHRVNGMPDHIHLFVDIHQSIAVAEFVRKLKKTTHLFLENNSDKFPQFNMWSVGYCALTYSEHEKEKIINYIKNQKEHHKNMNFSEEIKQLFIENHIQINETFFDRNL; translated from the coding sequence ATGAGTTACACCCGTTTGCTTTATCATGTTATTTTTCGTACAAAACATGGTGTGCCTGCGATTACAGAAAAATATGAGACTGATCTATACCGCTGTATTTGGAAATTTACTCAAGAACACAATTGTATTTTACATCGGGTCAATGGAATGCCAGATCATATTCATCTTTTTGTCGATATCCATCAAAGTATTGCCGTTGCAGAGTTTGTTAGAAAATTAAAGAAAACTACGCATTTATTTCTAGAGAATAATTCTGATAAATTCCCTCAATTTAATATGTGGTCTGTTGGTTACTGTGCGTTAACTTATAGTGAGCATGAAAAAGAGAAGATTATTAATTATATAAAGAATCAAAAAGAGCATCATAAAAACATGAATTTTTCTGAGGAAATAAAGCAGTTATTTATCGAAAATCATATTCAAATTAATGAAACTTTCTTTGATAGAAATTTATAA
- the hisH gene encoding imidazole glycerol phosphate synthase subunit HisH, with product MQKITIINTRCANLSSVKFAFDRLGYNAQITDNIEQIQSADKLILPGVGTAKAAMENLTELGLIDTIQNLTQPVLGICLGMQLMTDYSEEGDVDLLKLMSGQTEKLPDCQLPLPHMGWNKVHYQADHPLFADIPQDSHFYFVHSYGVLPNAHTVATCDYGVPFSAVIAHKNFYGVQFHPERSGKVGDQLLRNFVEKV from the coding sequence ATGCAAAAAATCACAATCATCAACACCCGCTGTGCCAACCTTTCCTCGGTCAAATTCGCCTTTGATCGTTTGGGGTATAACGCACAAATTACCGATAATATCGAGCAAATCCAATCCGCTGATAAGCTGATTTTACCTGGCGTTGGCACGGCAAAAGCGGCTATGGAAAACTTAACCGAGCTTGGTTTGATTGACACTATCCAAAACTTAACCCAGCCTGTTTTGGGCATTTGCTTAGGTATGCAATTAATGACCGACTATTCCGAAGAAGGTGATGTGGATTTGTTAAAACTGATGTCAGGGCAAACGGAGAAACTCCCCGATTGCCAGTTGCCTTTGCCTCATATGGGATGGAATAAAGTGCATTATCAAGCAGATCATCCGTTATTTGCCGATATTCCGCAAGATAGTCATTTTTATTTTGTGCATAGTTATGGGGTTTTACCTAATGCTCATACTGTTGCTACTTGTGATTATGGCGTGCCGTTTTCGGCGGTTATCGCCCACAAAAATTTCTATGGTGTGCAGTTTCACCCCGAGCGTTCGGGTAAAGTTGGGGATCAGTTGCTGAGAAATTTTGTAGAGAAGGTTTAG